The genome window GAAATATTCGGTGAAAATACGGAGCTAATAGTTAGCGTTAATTCATCGATGCAATGTATGATGAAAGGAATCTGCGGACAATGTATACAAAAGGTTAAAGGAGAGCAGAAATATATTTTTGCATGTATTTGTCAAAATCAAAAAGCAGAAATAGTTGATTTTAAGAGCTTAAAAACTCGTTTACGCCAAAATTCTTTACAAGAAAAAATGAGAAAATTAGTGGTTAATTAATCCATGATTTAATAGCTTTAAGTAGCTTTAAAATTATTTTATTATTTCCATTCATCTAGCCAACTTTCTTCATTGTGTTTTAACCATAAATCAGCATTAGGATTATTTTCTTTACTAGCTAATAAGGATTGACGTCTAGCTTCTTTGGCTAATTCTAAGTTTTCTAATTGCATAAAGGAATTTTATTTATAATATAAATTCACTTCTCAAAACGACAAAATGCTCTACTACTATCTTGATTAAGAAAATCGATAATTTGCATTACTATAGAATTATTTTTATATTTCTCGGCAACTTGTTTAATACGTTCAGCAAAATTACCTTCTCCTGAGAAAATTTCTTCGATAGCTTTTAAAGCACTTAAAGAATCTGCTTTATCAAACCCTTTTCTATTCATACCGATTAGATTTAAGCCCTCAAGCACCGCTCGTTTACTGCTTACAAGCCCAAACGGTATTACGTCTGCTCCGACCGGCGATAGCCCGCCAATCATCGAATATTCACCGATTCTAGCATATTGATGTACGGCAGATAGCCCGCCGATTATTGCGTAATCACCTACCTCAATATGACCTGCTAGGCTTACGTAATTAGCAAATACTACATTATTGCCAATTTTACAATCATGACCGATATGAACGCCGACCATAAATAAATTATTATTTCCTACTCTTGTCACCATTCCGCCGCCTTGGCTTCCTGCTTGTACCGTAACATATTCTCTAATAGTATTATTAGAGCCGATAATCGTGCTTGATCTCTCATTAGCATATTTTAAGATTTGCGGAGGTTGACCGATTGAGGCAAAAGGGTAGATTACAGTGTTTTCACCGATTTCAGTAATCCCTTCAATTACCACATGAGATTTTAGCTCAACATTGTCATGAAACACAACTTCAGGACCTATAATACAATATGGACCGATTTTTACGTTTTTACCGAGCTTTGCCCCTTCTGCGATTAAACTAGTCGGATGTATATTGGAATTTGACACTATGTCCCTATTTATCTTTAATCATTGCGGTAAATTTACTTTCTGCAGCCGTTTCACCCTCAACCGTAACCGTACTTGAAAATTTCCATACGTTAGCTCTTTGTTGGTCAATAGTAGCGTGGATATACATAGTATCCCCAGGCTGAACGATTCTCCGAAATTTTGCATTTTCGATAGCCATTAAAAACACTTCTTTATTCTTAGTAGAGCCTAACGATTTAGCAACTAATATAGCAGCAAGTTGTGCCATAGCCTCAACCATTAGAACGCCCGGCATAACAGGTCTTGCCGGAAAATGTCCTGTAAATTGTGGTTCGTTAACAGTAACGTTTTTAATACCTTTTATTGATTTGTTAAGATCAATTTCAAGTACCCTATCTACTAATAAAAATGGATAGCGATGAGGTATTAAATCCATGATTTCGGTAATATCTATGATCATTTATTTAGGTCTCTTTTAATATTTTATTTATTGCATGGATTGCCACGTCGCTTCGCTCCTCGCAATGACGAGTTGGTATCCACACAACAAAGCCTTTTTCAATAGCAAGCTACTTTTTTAATTTGTTATTAGAGGTCTTTACTAATTGTTTCATAATAATGGATTGTCTATGCCAATCCATGATAGGAACTGCAGGGCTACCGCCGACAATTTTACCTGCCTCTATATTTTGTGCTACACCGCCTTGTGCCGCTACCTGTGCCCCGTCGCCTATATTTAGATGTCCAGCGATTCCTACTTGCCCTCCAAGAGCACAATATTTCCCGATCGTACTACTTCCTGCTATACCTGCTTGTGCTACGATAATAGAGCCTTTACCTATTTTTACGCCATGCCCTATTTGTACTAAATTATCTATGCGGCATAAATCTTCTATAATAGTATCTTGAAGCGAACCTCTATCAATAGTAGTATTGCTACCAATTTCAACATTATTGCCGATTTTAACTATACCTATATGGAATATTTTATGATGTACGCCTTTTTCGGTAGAAAACCCAAACCCGTCCTGTCCGATTTTTGCACCTGCAAGTATTACTACCTCATCACCTATAATTGCATAATTTATTGAAACATGTTGTTCTATTCTAGCGTTTCTGCCGATAGTCACGCCTCTACCTATAAAACTTCCGGTTTCTATAATACTATTATCACCTATTATAACATCGTCTTCAATAACTACATTGTGACCTATATAACAATTTTTTCCAATAGTCGCTGAATCTGCAACAATAGCGGATTTCATTATTTTAGCAGGGTATGATTTAATAGGAGCATAGAAAAAATCTATTAATTTGCCGTAAGCAAAATATGAATTCTCGGCATGTATTAAAACAGTATTTGGATTTGCTCCCCCTGTAAAATTTTTCGGCACAATACAAGCGGCAGCTTTAGTAGTTTTTAAAAATTCGGAGTATTTAGGATTGCTTAAAAAGCTAATATCATTTGGTGATGCTTCCTGCAGAATTTTAATATCATGAATAGATATATCTTCATGAATCTTAGGAGGTTCTATAATATCGTGTAAAAAATCAATAATTGCCGTTAGTTTTCTCGGTCCTAGATTTTTATAAAAATTACTACTTACCATATGAAACTTTAAGCAAATTAATCATTAGCGACAGTATATAAGTGATAGTTTTTTTATGCAATAAAATTTATAATTAGCATTGTGCTAATTATCCGGTTTTGTTGCATGGCTCGAAAAGCCTGCTCGGTGTCATACCGTGGCTTGTCCACGGTATCCATAAAAACAATTTAAAATACTACTAGTAGTATTTTAAGCTGGATCCCGTGAATAAATCACGGGATGACAGGAAGAAGAATCAATCCATGAGGGCAGCCACTTAATTATCCCCATAATGACCCCACATACGCAAAATTTTTATTTCTTTGGTTTCTTCATATACTTGATAAAATAATCTATGTTGTATGCTAATCCTTCTTGAATAAGCTCCGTTAGACCTTTTCGGAAACTCTACTTCTAGGGGTAATTTGTACGTCGATCCGGTACTCGAATCCTCACGTACTAGTGTGTACGCTGCGGTTCTGCGTTCCGTGTCTCCTTCAAATTCCTCCCTATAAGCGAGTTTCCGAAAAGGTCTATTATAAGCACCTACTAATTTTTTATAAGGAGGGGGGTTTTGAAAGGGATTATTTTGAATAATACGTAATAGATTTTGAATCTTATCGTTATAAATAGATTTGCTTACTAATTTATAATCTTTACGTGCAGCTTCAGTAAGGTATAAAGTGTACATACTTACTTTAATCTTAAGATACTACATTCTTTAATAGGAGTATTTAGCCCCTTAATAATTGAGTCGCTTAATTCTTTATTAGAAGCTACAAATATTGTTTCTTGTATATCTTCCCAATCCTCAGCCGAAATTAAAACTGCAGCATTTCTCTTACCTTTTATTAACGTAGGTTCATGGCTTATAGCTAATTCATCAATTAATTTGTATAGACTTTTTCTAGCTTCACTGGCAATTAAATATGTCATAAATTTATTTAATTAAATACTAAGTAAATAGTACCACATGAAGTACCAATAGTCAACGCTTAATATGATCCCTGCGAGGTATTGCCTGCGTGGACTGGTTTTTCGTCATTGCGAGAAGAATTACATAGTAATTCGACGAAGCAATCCAGTAAAAAATTCTGATTTACAGAATTTTTTTATTGTTTTTCTGGATTGCCGCACTCCCTACGGTCGCTCGCAATGACGGATAAAACTGATCTACCTAGCCAATGAAAAAATTTCTGAAATTAATAATCATATTGACTTGTTTAGAGTTTTGCTTAGAATCATCTTGGAACAGC of Rickettsia tillamookensis contains these proteins:
- the fabZ gene encoding 3-hydroxyacyl-ACP dehydratase FabZ, giving the protein MIIDITEIMDLIPHRYPFLLVDRVLEIDLNKSIKGIKNVTVNEPQFTGHFPARPVMPGVLMVEAMAQLAAILVAKSLGSTKNKEVFLMAIENAKFRRIVQPGDTMYIHATIDQQRANVWKFSSTVTVEGETAAESKFTAMIKDK
- the lpxA gene encoding acyl-ACP--UDP-N-acetylglucosamine O-acyltransferase is translated as MSNSNIHPTSLIAEGAKLGKNVKIGPYCIIGPEVVFHDNVELKSHVVIEGITEIGENTVIYPFASIGQPPQILKYANERSSTIIGSNNTIREYVTVQAGSQGGGMVTRVGNNNLFMVGVHIGHDCKIGNNVVFANYVSLAGHIEVGDYAIIGGLSAVHQYARIGEYSMIGGLSPVGADVIPFGLVSSKRAVLEGLNLIGMNRKGFDKADSLSALKAIEEIFSGEGNFAERIKQVAEKYKNNSIVMQIIDFLNQDSSRAFCRFEK
- a CDS encoding type II toxin-antitoxin system Phd/YefM family antitoxin produces the protein MTYLIASEARKSLYKLIDELAISHEPTLIKGKRNAAVLISAEDWEDIQETIFVASNKELSDSIIKGLNTPIKECSILRLK
- the lpxD gene encoding UDP-3-O-(3-hydroxymyristoyl)glucosamine N-acyltransferase, translating into MVSSNFYKNLGPRKLTAIIDFLHDIIEPPKIHEDISIHDIKILQEASPNDISFLSNPKYSEFLKTTKAAACIVPKNFTGGANPNTVLIHAENSYFAYGKLIDFFYAPIKSYPAKIMKSAIVADSATIGKNCYIGHNVVIEDDVIIGDNSIIETGSFIGRGVTIGRNARIEQHVSINYAIIGDEVVILAGAKIGQDGFGFSTEKGVHHKIFHIGIVKIGNNVEIGSNTTIDRGSLQDTIIEDLCRIDNLVQIGHGVKIGKGSIIVAQAGIAGSSTIGKYCALGGQVGIAGHLNIGDGAQVAAQGGVAQNIEAGKIVGGSPAVPIMDWHRQSIIMKQLVKTSNNKLKK